Part of the Oncorhynchus tshawytscha isolate Ot180627B linkage group LG07, Otsh_v2.0, whole genome shotgun sequence genome, tatGTCATCAGTTCAGCCAATTTCAGGTCTGTCAGATTGAATGACTTGAAAAGCTTCTGAATCTAAAATAATGGCTTATTTTCAATTCATTAGTTGAATTTAAACTCATCCCTGAATTGTCTGACTTTACCAGGTATGGAGTGACCCAGCCCTAGCAGACTGTAATGTaacctccattctctctctgtccctgtcagtCCTGAAGAAGCTGCGTGGAACCACAGACGTAAGTGCAGACATGCAGGAGATGAAGGAGGAGGCCAGGCAGATGATGAGGGAGAAGAAGGTGACCATCCTAGAGCTGTTCCGCTCACCACTCTACCGCCAGCCCATCTTCATCGCTATCATGCTCCAGCTCTCCCAGCAGCTTTCTGGCATCAACGCTGTGAGTTACTTCTCATACTTCTCACCACTAACACACACTCCACATATACAAACACCTATACTGCCATGTCTATTTTGTAACTTTAATCTATGCTGTTGGTTTCCTCCAGGTTTTCTACTACTCTACCCGTATCTTTGAGAAGGCCGGAGTTGCTCAGCCTGTTTATGCTACAATTGGTGCCGGTGTGGTCAACACGGCCTTCACTGTGGTGTCGGTGAGTACCTATGGCAGATACGGGTGTGTTTGTGTCATTTTTGGTGCACATGATGCATGATGCACTTAATTTGTGTTTAGACAGTATAATTCAATCCTCTCTCCGTTCCTCAGCTGTTTGTGGTGGAGCGTACTGGACGCAGGTCTCTCCACCTGCTGGGGCTGATAGGAATGGCAGGCGCTGCCGTCCTGATGACCATCGCTCTGGCTCTGCTGGTAATTAGACTAACTATAACACACTTCACATAATGGTAGCAGCTCTCATAAGGAATCAATGAGGAAAAACACTTGTTTTTTCATACTAGTCCTTGTTAATGTAATATGTAGAATGAATACCAGTAGTTTAACCCCCTGCTGTCTGTTTGTTCTCCATCAGGACAAGCTGCCATGGATGTCCTACGTGAGTATTGTGGCCATCTTTGCCTTTGTGGCGTTCTTTGAGATCGGCCCGGGTCCCATCCCCTGGTTCATTGTGGCTGAGCTGTTCTCCCAGGGTCCCCGGCCCTCGGCCTTCGCTGTGGCTGGCTTCTCCAACTGGACTGCCAACTTCATAGTGGGCATGGCCTTCCAGTATGTAGAGGTAAGCACTGAGCACAGCCTTGTTAGTCAGATGCTCAACATGGTAAATGTTGTAGAAATACTAATCTTGATATATATGAACGGTAGTTTGAATACACGTTTGTTTGGAGCCCACTGCTTAATAAACTGTGTCATCAatgttctctcttcttctcttctccgtCTCACCCTACAGGAGTTGTGTGGCCCTTATGTCTTTGTCATCTTCACCATACTGCTGCTCAGCTTCTTCATCTTCACCTACTTCAAGGTGCCTGAGACCAAGGGCCGGACGTTTGATGAGATCTCGGCCAGGTTCCGCCAGTCGGCTGGTACTGGTGGAGAGAAGCACTCGCCAGAGGAGCTCAACAGCCTGGGGGCTGACTCTCAGCTCTAAGCAcctgtccctcccctctcctctcgttcCACTCCCGCTGATGAGGCCCGGCCCTGAACCCTCTCTGGCCACCCCAACCTGAGGGGACCACTCACTAACTGCGTGCAAACTGACTACTAAACTGACACACTGGTTGTCATTACATTTCAGGCATCTTCACCAAGCAGAGAACAGATGCCCCGATCCCCCCCTCCCGATCCCCTGTCTCAACGTCTCTAGCTCCTTTCTCTTCTTATCGCAACACTAACTTGGTGGGAGCAGGGACATGGGTGGCAGAAGGTGGGTTGGAATGGTAGATGGTTAGTAGAACGAAAAGGGGGGTCTTCAATTATACAACGGTCACCGCCaagttacttttattttattttatcttatTTTGTCTGTTGCCTTAATCATTTTGTCAGTTTAGATATCCATGCGTATGTCTCTTATGTAGGTCTCAGTACTTCTCATTGAAGTAAGGGATGATTTTAAAGTTCAGAATTTGTGTTTTTGTTCCCTTTGTTACTTGATGAAACAGAGCATACTGTGTAGCAACACTGTAGCCACAGCAAATTTGAgcagttgttgtggaattgaaatatgacatttgtacTGTTTTCCAACAGGGGGAGCAGTACCCTCAATGAAAGGCCTTCTACTGTATCGTACCACAACTTGACTTGCTTTGCCAGTCCAGAGACTAAACCACAGCGAATTGTTATTGTGTTCCACATAGGGGATGTCTGAGGCTACATATAACAATATGTATCTTTGTTACACAGACCCTCTGTTTATGATCTACATTATTTACTGGATCAATCAAGACCCTCAAGACATTGTATGCcatgtaaatattttttttaccaacTAATTTTTAACTTCTGTCCTGATAGGTTTTTGATTATTTTAGAAATATTTGTTTCTTAtggaaaaataaatcaaatcataaAGAGTCATTTTTTATGAGGTTTATTTCTTAGTGAATTACAGCACTGTTACAAGAATGTTATCAAAGATTGGGTGCATACTTTTTGGCTgtaagtactgtatgtgtacatgtaATATTTAATTTCCAAGCAATACCCATGAGCATGAATTTTACACTATGAAATCATAGGACTAGTTGAAATATGTTCTACTCTGACACTAGTGATGGTAGTTGGCGCCTTGAATGACAGTAGATTTGATCATTGGAATCACTCATCCGCTTCTTCATATTAGCAAACTGTTGAAAAGCAACGTACGCCTGTTTCACTGCATGCTAATATGAGCGTAACCCCCCGCTAAAACTA contains:
- the LOC112254454 gene encoding solute carrier family 2, facilitated glucose transporter member 1 isoform X3 encodes the protein MDSGGKQVTFQLMLTVGAAVIGSLQFGYNTGVINAPQKVIERFLNDTWSYRYQEPISKTSLTTLWSVSVAIFSVGGIFGSFSVGLFVNRFGRRNSMLMANVLAFVSAALMGFSKMGGSWEMLIIGRFVVGLYSGLSTGFVPMYVGEVAPTALRGALGTLHQLGIVTGILMAQVFGMEALLGNEFLWPFLLGFTFIPALAQCALLPFCPESPRFLLINRNEENKAKTVLKKLRGTTDVSADMQEMKEEARQMMREKKVTILELFRSPLYRQPIFIAIMLQLSQQLSGINAVFYYSTRIFEKAGVAQPVYATIGAGVVNTAFTVVSLFVVERTGRRSLHLLGLIGMAGAAVLMTIALALLDKLPWMSYVSIVAIFAFVAFFEIGPGPIPWFIVAELFSQGPRPSAFAVAGFSNWTANFIVGMAFQYVEELCGPYVFVIFTILLLSFFIFTYFKVPETKGRTFDEISARFRQSAGTGGEKHSPEELNSLGADSQL
- the LOC112254454 gene encoding solute carrier family 2, facilitated glucose transporter member 1 isoform X2 codes for the protein MDSGGKIPGLQMARGGPKRGILTQVTFQLMLTVGAAVIGSLQFGYNTGVINAPQKVIERFLNDTWSYRYQEPISKTSLTTLWSVSVAIFSVGGIFGSFSVGLFVNRFGRRNSMLMANVLAFVSAALMGFSKMGGSWEMLIIGRFVVGLYSGLSTGFVPMYVGEVAPTALRGALGTLHQLGIVTGILMAQVFGMEALLGNEFLWPFLLGFTFIPALAQCALLPFCPESPRFLLINRNEENKAKTVLKKLRGTTDVSADMQEMKEEARQMMREKKVTILELFRSPLYRQPIFIAIMLQLSQQLSGINAVFYYSTRIFEKAGVAQPVYATIGAGVVNTAFTVVSLFVVERTGRRSLHLLGLIGMAGAAVLMTIALALLDKLPWMSYVSIVAIFAFVAFFEIGPGPIPWFIVAELFSQGPRPSAFAVAGFSNWTANFIVGMAFQYVEELCGPYVFVIFTILLLSFFIFTYFKVPETKGRTFDEISARFRQSAGTGGEKHSPEELNSLGADSQL
- the LOC112254454 gene encoding solute carrier family 2, facilitated glucose transporter member 1 isoform X4 — protein: MQVTFQLMLTVGAAVIGSLQFGYNTGVINAPQKVIERFLNDTWSYRYQEPISKTSLTTLWSVSVAIFSVGGIFGSFSVGLFVNRFGRRNSMLMANVLAFVSAALMGFSKMGGSWEMLIIGRFVVGLYSGLSTGFVPMYVGEVAPTALRGALGTLHQLGIVTGILMAQVFGMEALLGNEFLWPFLLGFTFIPALAQCALLPFCPESPRFLLINRNEENKAKTVLKKLRGTTDVSADMQEMKEEARQMMREKKVTILELFRSPLYRQPIFIAIMLQLSQQLSGINAVFYYSTRIFEKAGVAQPVYATIGAGVVNTAFTVVSLFVVERTGRRSLHLLGLIGMAGAAVLMTIALALLDKLPWMSYVSIVAIFAFVAFFEIGPGPIPWFIVAELFSQGPRPSAFAVAGFSNWTANFIVGMAFQYVEELCGPYVFVIFTILLLSFFIFTYFKVPETKGRTFDEISARFRQSAGTGGEKHSPEELNSLGADSQL
- the LOC112254454 gene encoding solute carrier family 2, facilitated glucose transporter member 1 isoform X1, which translates into the protein METSPPTTRGLSRTPYSPRCHRKAKKQVTFQLMLTVGAAVIGSLQFGYNTGVINAPQKVIERFLNDTWSYRYQEPISKTSLTTLWSVSVAIFSVGGIFGSFSVGLFVNRFGRRNSMLMANVLAFVSAALMGFSKMGGSWEMLIIGRFVVGLYSGLSTGFVPMYVGEVAPTALRGALGTLHQLGIVTGILMAQVFGMEALLGNEFLWPFLLGFTFIPALAQCALLPFCPESPRFLLINRNEENKAKTVLKKLRGTTDVSADMQEMKEEARQMMREKKVTILELFRSPLYRQPIFIAIMLQLSQQLSGINAVFYYSTRIFEKAGVAQPVYATIGAGVVNTAFTVVSLFVVERTGRRSLHLLGLIGMAGAAVLMTIALALLDKLPWMSYVSIVAIFAFVAFFEIGPGPIPWFIVAELFSQGPRPSAFAVAGFSNWTANFIVGMAFQYVEELCGPYVFVIFTILLLSFFIFTYFKVPETKGRTFDEISARFRQSAGTGGEKHSPEELNSLGADSQL